In bacterium, a single window of DNA contains:
- the rpmB gene encoding 50S ribosomal protein L28 — MSRTCDICGKGPMVGCNISHAHNKTKRRFLPNLQTVRIREGGNVRKATVCTKCIRTGNFEKAV; from the coding sequence ATGTCACGCACCTGCGATATCTGTGGAAAAGGGCCCATGGTCGGATGCAACATCAGCCATGCCCATAACAAGACCAAGAGGCGGTTCCTGCCTAACTTGCAGACCGTGCGCATCAGGGAAGGCGGCAATGTCAGGAAAGCCACCGTCTGCACCAAATGCATCCGTACCGGAAATTTCGAAAAAGCGGTATAA
- a CDS encoding DUF1858 domain-containing protein has product MAKITGEMTFNEVLRAYPDTVKVLRKYGMNCFGCLGAEAESLEYGAVAHGVDLEALLKDLNEVLLG; this is encoded by the coding sequence ATGGCCAAGATAACGGGAGAAATGACTTTCAACGAAGTTCTCAGGGCCTATCCGGATACGGTCAAGGTTCTCAGGAAATATGGCATGAACTGTTTCGGATGCCTTGGAGCCGAGGCGGAGTCCCTGGAATACGGGGCCGTGGCCCACGGTGTCGATCTCGAGGCCCTTCTCAAGGATCTCAACGAGGTTCTTCTGGGTTAA